The uncultured Desulfatiglans sp. DNA window CACTTCTCCAATCACGGTCATATAGTTGGTGTCTCCGTTCCATCTTGGCACGATATGGAAATGCATGTGCTCTTCGACACCAGCGCCCGCGACGCGACCCAGGTTGAGCCCGACATTGAATCCGTCGGGGTGCATCATCGTTCTGAGGATCCCCATCGTCGCGCGCACCATCTCCATAACCGCCAGCATTTCAGCCGGTTCGAGCCCGTCCAGATTCGGCACGTGCCGGACCGGCGCTACCAGCAAATGGCCGTTTACATACGGGTACTTGTTCATCAAAACGAGGACCGTCTGATCGACGTAGAGAATCAGCCGCTCCGCATCCATCGAACGGTCCTCACCCGGGCAGAATATGCACCCCCTGTACTTGTCGTTCCCCAGAATATACGTCATCCGCCATGGCGCCCACAAGACATCCATAATGCCCCCTGAACATTCGTTTCCCGGACTTTCGCCTCCCACTGCTCCCGCAGCGGAGAACAGAATCCTTCCTCTTCCGATCCAGAATAAGTGAGTGTAGTTTTCATCCGGAAATGATTTCCCGGTAGAACCCAGTTTCCAATCCAGAAATGAGGATTTTTCTTTACACGCTGCGCGTGCTCAGTCTCACCCTTGTGGGGCGGATCCCGGTTTCTCTACACGCTGCGCGTGCTCAGTACCACCCCTGCGGGGCGGGTCCCCGTTTGGCCAATATCAAGGAAATCAAGCATTTGCGCGGAGGCGTCCTGCAGGTCGCCGCACAAGCAAACATGCAGATTGACGCCGAGATTAGCCAAAAAGACCATTTACGGATGGAAACGAGTGTAGACCCGGCGCCTCTGTTGGGGCAACCTGAAGCCCAGGCGAAGCCGTTCCGGATTGTCCTCCGGGTCTGAGATCTCGCAAAGAACCAGGCAAAAGAGTATAACAAGCAAGGGAGAAAAGACAAGGTGAAATCTGGCGGCATCGAAACGGTTGACGTCCACGCCCGCCGTTCATATATTGAATTCCGACCGGAACAACGCGCCTTTTCCCGGGCTTCCGGCAGCGCGGCGCCGTAGGCTCCGCCTGTGTTCGACCGCGCGGGAGCCTCGCCGCGGCAGTTCCGGATTGGCCGACGGCTTTCCCGTCTGGAGAAGCCCCGGGCCACCCGCTTTTTCCCTGATCGCTGCAAACCATTCGAACGGAGGACTATCTGTGCCGATCTATGAGTTTTACTGTCCCAAATGCCACATGATCTTCAACTTCTTCTCGCGAACCGTCGACACGGAGAAGCGCCCCGCCTGCCCCAGGTGCCGGACCCCGAACCTGGACCGGCGGATGTCCGTCTTCGCCTTTTCCCGCAATCGGCCGGAGGAAGAGGATACCCCCATGCCGGACCTCGATGAGGGCAAAATGGAACAGGCCATGGAAATGCTCGCCCGCGAAGTCGACCATGTGGATGAGGAGGATCCGCGCCAGGCTGCGGCTTTGATGCGAAAACTGAGCGACTTGACCGGCCTCAACCTCGGGCCGGGGATGGAAGAGGCCATCCGGCGCATGGAGGCGGGCGAAGACCCCGACCACATCGAGGCGGAGATGGGCGATCTTCTGGAGCAGGAAGACCCCTTTTCCTTCAAGGAAAAGGCCGCCCGGATCGTCCGGTCCCTCCCCCCCCGCGTGGACGAGACCCTTTACGATCTCTGAGCCGCCCGACACAGGAAAACACCGTTGCCCGCGAAGCGCACCCTCACCCGGGAGGAAAACCGCGGGAGAGGACGGCCAAGACCCCGTCATGCGCTGATGCAAGGCGTTCTAGAGGGCCAGGAGTTCGAACTCGCCCCAACTGGCAAGCCGGTCCTTCAGGATCAGTACTCCGCCAAGGATGCCGGGCGTGCTGGAGGCCTCGCGCGCAGCGGAGGCCAGATCCGCCGCTTTGAACAGGCGATTTCCGACGGCCGTTGCAACCGCGTCGGCAAGCGCCGCCGAACGACACACGATGCAGACGGCGTCGCTCTCCCCCAGGCTGAGGGAATGTCCAACGCTGCCCGAAGAGGTGCATACGCCCAGGGGCATCCGCTCGGCCGGGACCCTGATGCCCACCCGCCCGCTCAGAGGCGATTTCCCGGCGTAGATGGCGACGGTGGCGTCCCGCTGCGTTGCCAGGAAGATGTCTCCGCCGTTTTCCACGATCACCTGCGGACTGAACTCGAGGAGTCCTTCGCCCACGTATTGCGCGACCGCCCCTGCCACAGCCGCCATCGGGCCGACCCCGGCCGCCCTCCCCGCCCTCAGCATGATCTTCACGAGCGGCGGGGCGAACATATCCTCCTTC harbors:
- a CDS encoding Regulatory protein, FmdB family, with protein sequence MPIYEFYCPKCHMIFNFFSRTVDTEKRPACPRCRTPNLDRRMSVFAFSRNRPEEEDTPMPDLDEGKMEQAMEMLAREVDHVDEEDPRQAAALMRKLSDLTGLNLGPGMEEAIRRMEAGEDPDHIEAEMGDLLEQEDPFSFKEKAARIVRSLPPRVDETLYDL
- a CDS encoding Histidine triad (HIT) protein; the encoded protein is MDVLWAPWRMTYILGNDKYRGCIFCPGEDRSMDAERLILYVDQTVLVLMNKYPYVNGHLLVAPVRHVPNLDGLEPAEMLAVMEMVRATMGILRTMMHPDGFNVGLNLGRVAGAGVEEHMHFHIVPRWNGDTNYMTVIGEVRVIPEHLQATYEKLLPYFNRLKTPAGGEV
- a CDS encoding exported hypothetical protein (Evidence 5 : Unknown function), which codes for MRIFLYTLRVLSLTLVGRIPVSLHAARAQYHPCGAGPRLANIKEIKHLRGGVLQVAAQANMQIDAEISQKDHLRMETSVDPAPLLGQPEAQAKPFRIVLRV
- a CDS encoding ApbE family lipoprotein, with protein sequence MSPFEPRDYRMKAQAKGLTSFGVAVRQTDLWVQAESLLAEEARSLILEARRQIESYIAAHPEFLKALLPQKEDMFAPPLVKIMLRAGRAAGVGPMAAVAGAVAQYVGEGLLEFSPQVIVENGGDIFLATQRDATVAIYAGKSPLSGRVGIRVPAERMPLGVCTSSGSVGHSLSLGESDAVCIVCRSAALADAVATAVGNRLFKAADLASAAREASSTPGILGGVLILKDRLASWGEFELLAL